From the Kineosporia sp. NBRC 101731 genome, the window TCAACGACATCATCACCGTCACCCTCTCCGGGGTGAGCACCATCGTGAACGGGCTTGTGACACTGGTTCTCGCGGTGTTCCTGATGTTCTTCTTCCTCAAGGACGGCACCCGGTTCCTGCCCTGGCTCTCGCAGCAGCTACCCGGCCGGCTCTCCCGCGACGTCCCGATCGTGGCCCTGCGCAGCTGGACCATGCTCGGGTCGTTCGTGCGCTCGCAGGCGTTCGTCGGCATGCTCGACGCCGTCTTCATCGGCATCGGGCTGTGGCTGGTCAAGGTGCCCCTGGTGCTGCCGCTGTCGGTGCTGACGTTCGTGGCGGCGTTCGTGCCGATCGTCGGTGCGCTCTTCGCGGGCCTGGTGGCCGTGCTCATCGCCCTGGTCTTCAACGGTTTCACCGCGGCCCTGATCGTGCTGGGCATCATCCTGCTGGTGCAGCAGCTCGAGGGAAACGTGTTCCAGCCGATGATCCAGAGCCGCGGCCTGGGACTGCACGCCGCGGTCGTCCTGCTGGCGGTGACCCTCGGCGGCACCCTGGCCGGAATCGTCGGCAGCCTGCTCGCGGTGCCGGTGGCCGGGGTGATCGCCGTGCTCTGGAACTACCTGCGTGAGGAACTCTCCGACCCGGTCGCCGAGCCCGAGATGACGGCGGAGCAGGTGGCCGAGGAGGACGACGCGGACGGCGGCGAGACAGCTCCCGCCTGAGGAGCCCGTTCACTGCCGCTGGACGGCGAGTGCCGGTTCACGGTCTTGACACTCTTCTGCACACCATGAACTGTTCCGCTTAACACAACGTGGTGCGTAATACGCAACGACGAGCGGCAC encodes:
- a CDS encoding AI-2E family transporter, with product MNPERTQSALRTAALTSAQLLVVLLALWVGLKLLGSAWSIIWPLVLALLFTTLTEPLARFLRNHGWPATVAAATVTVTALLVVVGALVLIVVPVAAQSDQLVDGVTQGIQQARDWADGPPLNIGDDQVTKAVDSAVGKVQSSVNDIITVTLSGVSTIVNGLVTLVLAVFLMFFFLKDGTRFLPWLSQQLPGRLSRDVPIVALRSWTMLGSFVRSQAFVGMLDAVFIGIGLWLVKVPLVLPLSVLTFVAAFVPIVGALFAGLVAVLIALVFNGFTAALIVLGIILLVQQLEGNVFQPMIQSRGLGLHAAVVLLAVTLGGTLAGIVGSLLAVPVAGVIAVLWNYLREELSDPVAEPEMTAEQVAEEDDADGGETAPA